The Epinephelus moara mitochondrion, complete genome DNA window CCCCCGTACAAAAAGGACTTCGATATGGTATAATTCTTTTTATTACATCAGAAGTCTTCTTCTTTCTAGGCTTCTTCTGGGCCTTTTACCACTCAAGCCTTGCCCCTACCCCTGAGTTAGGAGGCTGCTGACCCCCCACAGGCATTTCTACCCTTGACCCCTTTGAAGTCCCCCTACTCAACACAGCCGTTCTCCTCGCATCAGGAGTAACAGTAACCTGAGCCCACCACAGCATTATAGAAGGAGAACGAAAACAAGCTATTCAATCACTTACATTAACAATCCTACTAGGCTTCTACTTTACATTCCTACAAGCCATAGAATACTACGAAGCTCCCTTCACAATTGCAGATGGCGTTTATGGCTCAACCTTTTTCGTAGCTACTGGCTTCCACGGCCTACACGTTATCGTCGGCTCCTCTTTCCTAGCCGTATGCTTACTTCGACAAATCCAATACCACTTTACATCTGAACATCATTTCGGATTCGAGGCAGCCGCTTGATACTGACACTTTGTAGACGTTGTCTGACTTTTCTTGTATATCTCTATCTACTGATGAGGTTCCTAATCTTTCTAGTATTAAAAGAAGTATAAGTGACTTCCAATCACCCGGTCTTGGTTAAAATCCAAGGAAAGATAATGAATTTAGTTTCAACTGTCATCTCCATTGCTCTCGCCCTGTCGATTGCTCTAGCCATCCTATCCTTTTGACTCCCTCTGATAAACCCAGACCATGAAAAACTGTCCCCCTACGAATGCGGCTTTGACCCCTTAG harbors:
- a CDS encoding cytochrome c oxidase subunit III (TAA stop codon is completed by the addition of 3' A residues to the mRNA), producing MAHQAHAYHMVDPSPWPLTGAIAALLMTSGLAIWFHFHSTTLIVLGTILLLLTMYQWWRDIVREGTFQGHHTPPVQKGLRYGMILFITSEVFFFLGFFWAFYHSSLAPTPELGGCWPPTGISTLDPFEVPLLNTAVLLASGVTVTWAHHSIMEGERKQAIQSLTLTILLGFYFTFLQAMEYYEAPFTIADGVYGSTFFVATGFHGLHVIVGSSFLAVCLLRQIQYHFTSEHHFGFEAAAWYWHFVDVVWLFLYISIYWWGS